In a genomic window of Myotis daubentonii chromosome X, mMyoDau2.1, whole genome shotgun sequence:
- the LOC132223420 gene encoding melanoma-associated antigen 10-like has protein sequence MKKDIAAIKNSKESINSRLEEAEDFSIDLEDKSPQRSTAWSTSVGGSSNQDNKDTSSLQTSADPESLHSDHIDENVTNLVHAMILRYRLRKPITKAEMLHVVNKRDKSQFSVIFKKACKCLEVICGIDVKEVVPATHSYVLVNSLDLTYDEMLSDHQSMPKNGLLIIILGMIFLEGNCAPEEDIWEFLNMMGVYAGREHFIYGEPRNLITRTWVQENYLEYQQVLNSDPPRYQFMWGPRAHAETSKLQVLEFLAKIKGTDPISFSCWYEEALRDEQERAQARIGPVGHAAAMFMAQPLLPQRKNEHKSSLCV, from the coding sequence AGTCCTCAGAGATCCACGGCATGGAGCACATCAGTTGGAGGCTCCAGCAACCAAGACAACAAGGATACAAGCTCTCTGCAGACCTCAGCAGACCCCGAGTCTCTGCATAGCGACCACATAGATGAGAATGTGACCAATTTGGTGCATGCCATGATCCTCAGGTATCGTTTGAGGAAGCCTATTACAAAGGCAGAGATGCTACACGTTGTTAACAAAAGGGACAAGAGTCAATTCTCTGTGATTTTTAAGAAAGCTTGTAAGTGCTTGGAGGTAATCTGTGGCATTGATGTGAAGGAAGTGGTTCCTGCCACCCACTCCTATGTCCTTGTCAACTCACTGGATCTCACCTATGATGAGATGCTTAGTGACCACCAGAGCATGCCTAAAAACGGCCTCCTGATCATCATCCTGGGTATGATCTTCCTAGAGGGCAACTGTGCCCCTGAGGAAGACATTTGGGAGTTCCTGAATATGATGGGAGTTTATGCTGGGAGGGAGCACTTCATTTATGGGGAGCCTAGGAATCTCATCACCAGAACATGGGTGCAGGAGAATTACCTGGAGTACCAGCAGGTGCTTAATAGTGATCCACCACGCTACCAATTTATGTGGGGTCCAAGGGCCCATGCTGAAACCAGCAAGTTGCAAGTTCTGGAATTTTTGGCCAAGATCAAAGGGACTGACCCCATTTCCTTCTCATGCTGGTATGAGGAGGCTTTAAGAGATGAGCAAGAGAGAGCCCAGGCCAGAATTGGCCCTGTGGGTCATGCTGCTGCCATGTTCATGGCACAGCCTCTCCTTCCCCAACGGAAGAATGAGCACAAATCTTCACTCTGTGTTTGA
- the LOC132223421 gene encoding melanoma-associated antigen 10-like has product MQSPQRSTAWSTSVGGSSNQDNKDTSSLQTSADPESLHSDHIDENVTNLVHAMILRYRLRKPITKAEMLHVVNKRDKSQFSVIFKKACKCLEVICGIDVKEVVPATHSYVLVNSLDLTYDEMLSDHQSMPKNGLLIIILGMIFLEGNCAPEEDIWEFLNMMGVYAGREHFIYGEPRNLITRTWVQENYLEYQQVLNSDPPRYQFMWGPRAHAETSKLQVLEFLAKIKGTDPISFSCWYEEALRDEQERAQARIGPVGHAAAMFMAQPLLPQRKNEHKSSLCV; this is encoded by the exons ATGCAG AGTCCTCAGAGATCCACGGCATGGAGCACATCAGTTGGAGGCTCCAGCAACCAAGACAACAAGGATACAAGCTCTCTGCAGACCTCAGCAGACCCCGAGTCTCTGCATAGCGACCACATAGATGAGAATGTGACCAATTTGGTGCATGCCATGATCCTCAGGTATCGTTTGAGGAAGCCTATTACAAAGGCAGAGATGCTACACGTTGTTAACAAAAGGGACAAGAGTCAATTCTCTGTGATTTTTAAGAAAGCTTGTAAGTGCTTGGAGGTAATCTGTGGCATTGATGTGAAGGAAGTGGTTCCTGCCACCCACTCCTATGTCCTTGTCAACTCACTGGATCTCACCTATGATGAGATGCTTAGTGACCACCAGAGCATGCCTAAAAACGGCCTCCTGATCATCATCCTGGGTATGATCTTCCTAGAGGGCAACTGTGCCCCTGAGGAAGACATTTGGGAGTTCCTGAATATGATGGGAGTTTATGCTGGGAGGGAGCACTTCATTTATGGGGAGCCTAGGAATCTCATCACCAGAACATGGGTGCAGGAGAATTACCTGGAGTACCAGCAGGTGCTTAATAGTGATCCACCACGCTACCAATTTATGTGGGGTCCAAGGGCCCATGCTGAAACCAGCAAGTTGCAAGTTCTGGAATTTTTGGCCAAGATCAAAGGGACTGACCCCATTTCCTTCTCATGCTGGTATGAGGAGGCTTTAAGAGATGAGCAAGAGAGAGCCCAGGCCAGAATTGGCCCTGTGGGTCATGCTGCTGCCATGTTCATGGCACAGCCTCTCCTTCCCCAACGGAAGAATGAGCACAAATCTTCACTCTGTGTTTGA